ATCATGCCGATGCCACCGAAGATGCCTACGCCGAGGTAAGCAGCCCAGTTGCCCGGAGCAGCTTGAGACTTGTTCAAGATGTACATCATCAGGAGCATGCCGTAAATCGTCTGCGCAATCGGCGCGCCCACGAAGATGAGCAGCGTAAACAGCGCGTTCTTACCCTTGAGATACGCCTTCTTCCAGGCCCCGATGGCCGCCATGCCGGCAGTCCCGCAGCCCAGCGCAGAACCCACCGCGGCAAGGCCCAGGGCCGCCACCGCGCCGAGTTTCGCGAGCGTTAAAAGTTGAGCTTGATCCATACGTGTTACCTCGCTGGATTAGAGCACCATCATGGAGAACACGAGAACGAACAGGGCCACGGTTTCCACGATACCGAGCACCATCAGGTAGTTCACCATGCCCTTGCCGGTTTCACCGAGGGCGTCGCAGGCCACGGCCGCGGACTTGCCCTGGTACCAGGCAGAAGCCATCATGCCAAGCCCGCCGAAGATACCGGCACCGAGGCAGCCGCCCCAGTTGGTAAAGCCGGATTCAGCAGCCTTGCTCAGGATGAAGTTCATGAGCAACATGCCGTAAATCGTCTGGGAAATCGGGGCACCCACGAACACCAGCAAGGTGAAGAGAGCGCTCTTGCCCTGGGCATAAGCCTTCTTCCACATGGTGATGGCGGACATACCAGCCGTTCCGCAACCAAGGGCGGAGCCCATAGCCGCAATGCCAAGCGCAGCTGCAGCACCCATTTTAGCGAGAGTAACCATTGTATTCGGTTCCATTGTTTTTTCCTCATTAAGTAGCGGGAATCATCCCTTGGTTTAATTTTTCTGCTTGGCGAAGGGCGCGAACGCAAATCCGCTCCATTCCTGGCCAAGTCCATTTGAAAATTCGAGTGTATTCAGACGTACCGCGTGGACCGCGACGCCCATGACCGCAAGCGCGATGTTCAGGCCATGCACGAAGAGCAGCAAGAAGGCTGCACCGGCAATACCGACAGCGGAGCCGAACAGCGGCGAAAGCATGTCGTTGAACGCTTCGGCAATGGCCGCACCGGACATGCCCACAGCAAACAGACGGATGTAACTGATCACGTCGGTAAAGCTGTTCACCACGTCAAGCACGAGCATCGGGATGCTGATGAAGTCCTGCTTGAGCCTCTTGGGCGGCACCGTAAAGAGCAC
The nucleotide sequence above comes from Fibrobacter sp.. Encoded proteins:
- a CDS encoding V-type ATP synthase subunit K (produces ATP from ADP in the presence of a proton gradient across the membrane; the K subunit is a nonenzymatic component which binds the dimeric form by interacting with the G and E subunits), coding for MDQAQLLTLAKLGAVAALGLAAVGSALGCGTAGMAAIGAWKKAYLKGKNALFTLLIFVGAPIAQTIYGMLLMMYILNKSQAAPGNWAAYLGVGIFGGIGM
- a CDS encoding V-type ATP synthase subunit K (produces ATP from ADP in the presence of a proton gradient across the membrane; the K subunit is a nonenzymatic component which binds the dimeric form by interacting with the G and E subunits), with the translated sequence MEPNTMVTLAKMGAAAALGIAAMGSALGCGTAGMSAITMWKKAYAQGKSALFTLLVFVGAPISQTIYGMLLMNFILSKAAESGFTNWGGCLGAGIFGGLGMMASAWYQGKSAAVACDALGETGKGMVNYLMVLGIVETVALFVLVFSMMVL